atttttagtttagttaattttttttgtttctattagGGATACTtttaggcttttttttttatttgttttgacaTAAGTAAGATACAAGCTCGAACTTTGCGCTTTTGCAGGTAATACAAAAAAGCGTGCATGACCAGAAATTCATGTGATTCATTACATAAATGCACTTGGTATTGTTACTGTGCACGCAAAAGTCTTtgtattatttcaattattaaatCGTTGATCGTTGGTTTTATTAGGAAAATATGGCATACTTTCAcgtaaattatttttggacGATGTGTTGCATCGTTCGCCTTATTTTATTGATGGACATGCTCGTGTCAATTGTTATCTTCGTtttcttaatcaaataaatctaGGTAGCTGTGCGCTTGTTTGGCTACGACTTCAGCGAAACTTCGGAATTccggtttgtttttgttccccGTGAAAGAGGGTCGGACTGTGAAGATTTGCCCTTCACAGTCACAATTCAGGTAAattaacaatttgaattttatttacttgatAGCATTGTTTAAAACCATCCTGTACACAGCTGAACAATGGATCGTTGACTACGCACTCGTCTTTAGTTCATTTTCGTCTGCCCATCTCAGATCAAATTAACAGTGAAAATTCGGAAGAAGGATCATCGGCGTTTTATGTTTGTACTTTAGCACGGTTAAATGGTTTGAACCGGTGGTTTCATCAAGGAAAAGAACCGGGATTGAAACTGCGAACTTACCAGCGTTCTCTCCCCATATGGATTCAAGTGTCCATCATAACCATTTTGTTATCCTTATCTGGACTTTTCTCTGGTCTCAATTTAGGTACTATATATCTGTTTtcataaaaactaattgtgaATTTTCTTCGGCTTGGAGATGCATAGCTTTCCTGTAGTTCAGTGAACTTTATCGtggatattttaaaaaaaatgaaaaaagttcaaaaatatTTGCGTTACTCATTCTgtaggttaggttagttaTATGAAAGGTTAGGATATGAAATTGGGTCCACACGGCTAAGCTATATAACTTATTATTCAATGTAACCTATTcgttagtgtgtgtgtataaaagtATCGTTTTTGTAGGACTCATGGCTCTCGATCGCACCGAACTGAAAATTTACGAAAATACTGGattagaaagagagagacgttTTGCTAAGGTAGTCAACTTATCACCCATagttttcgaaaaaatgtctgattatgttttcttgaaaatttttccattaGACCATAATCCCTATAAGAAATCGCGGAAATTATCTGTTATGCACTTTACTTCTGGGCAACGTACTCTTCAATTCTACACTTACTATCCTATTGGATGATTTAACATCTGGTATTATTCACCGTAATATACTTATTAAGTCACTTAACGATAAGCATTGAGCTAAAAGGTCTCATCGCAATTATCGGATCAACCTTGGGAATCGTCATCTTCGGTGAAATTATCCCTCAGGTAATGAATTCTTATGTTGATGCAATGATGCCTTTGCgcgttatttgatttatttattttttttttttcaaaaatatatatagtcGTTATGTTCACGATTTGGACTAGCCATAGGCGCGCATACGGTTTGGATTACAAAGTTTTTCATGCTGATTACCTTTCCCATGGCATATCCAATCTCTTTGATTCTTGATCGAATTCTGGGAAAAGAGATTGGTGCATTTTACGACCGAGAAAGACTGAAAGAGCTGATAAAGGTATTGATggtatttatttgttatttcattagacaggaaaatttttagttatttaaaTGTTTAGTAGCAGTAGATTTATAGCCTACTCTTATCACTTTCGAAGGGTTTTGCATTTTAAATTGGATTCTCTGGAAACCGATAGTTCAAGTGTTTTGTATTCTAAGCACGCATTCTTTCGTAACGAGGTCTAACCAGTTGTTTGTTTAGTTGTAGAATTGTCTTGATTAAATATCAAAGGCCTTATTGAATtgcgcatttttgttttaaaatttaaaacgacTCATGCCAAGTGAAACAGAAACCAACAAAGAACAAACGCATATACTTATACTTACcgttacgtttttttttttctatttactttTCTTGATACAAAGGTCACGAATGAGTATCATGGcttggagaaagaagaagttaacATAATCGCTGGGGCTTTAGAACTCCGTCGGAAAACCGTGGGAGATATTATGACGAGGTTGGAGGACGTTTTCATGCTGAGCTATGAATCAGTTTTGGACTTCGAGACAGTTTCGGAGATAATGAAGCAAGGTGTTGCCGCTCAGTGAACCATGAAAATTCGACATCTTAAAAAAAGGACTAACATTCTGATATTTTACAGGTTTCTCGCGAATACCCGTCTATGAGGAGCAACGCAATAATATAATAGCTCTGTTGTTCATAAAAGAATTGGCTCTGGTAGATCCTGACGATGCAACTCCGTTGAAGACCTTGTGTCAGTTTTACCAAAATCGATGTAACTTCGTCTTCGAGGACACAACACTTGACGTGATTTTCAACGAATTTAAAGAAGGCCACAAGGGTCATATGGCCTTTGTTCAGCGAGTGAATTGCGAAGGAGACGGTGACCCGTTTTATGAGACGGTGGGATTGGTAACTCTAGAAGACGTCATTGAAGAATTGATCCAGGGTTAGCTagattgcaaaaaaaatataaatacaagTTGTAAGGATTTTATTAAtgcttttctcatttttgtttcagcTGAAATTGTCGATGAAACTGACATATGGAGTAagttatttccatttcaatttttattacttacATATATTTCCTTctgttctttttaaattttagtggACAATCGAAGTAAACGTCGTCGAGAGAAGGGTTGCAAGGTTTTGCACGACTTCAGTAACTTTGCTGTGCGCCATCGCGTGAAGCCTGCTCATAAAATCTCTCCCCAGTTAGCTTTGGCCACTCTACAGTTTCTCACTTCCTCTGTCGATCCATTTAAGACTGAGTGGATATCtcaaaatattcttcttcGATTAATACAGCAAAGTTCGACCATCCGATTTATTCGCgttaagaaaaaggacaattcAAAATATGATCCGGAAACGCTACTGTTTCAGCAGGTCAGCAACATGATTATTAATGCATTTCTTAattagatttgaaaaattttctccGTTCTAAAGCCTaattaattcatattttttttttaagggaaaGCCCGCTGATTACTTTATCCTTATTCTTGAAGGCCGCGTGGAAGTGACAGTTGGAaacgaaaatttgttttttgagaGTGGACCATTTACCCATTTTGGTGCTCAGGCCTTGACGTCATCCTACTCATCGGCTACGGGTTCGTATAATTAATGCTACTACAAATTACTACTCATCTGAATTCTGAAATCATCTTATCGTCCGATGAGGGGGcaggaaaattgaaatgaagaaagttaTTAACTAAAAAGTTCTGTCGAGTTTTTTTACCGacttcgtttgttttttgccttgctttttcatttcattaacgTTATTCTCTGTTGAAATATTGGGATGGGTACTATTGCTTTTAACTATAACATGGCAAAAGATGAGCTATATATTGTAGGGGGTTTAATAACTTTACTGCATGGCGATTTCACCAATGGTTTaatgttattatgtatcaGGAGAATCGTCATTTGCCAACCAGTTCTTTCATGGCAGCGTACAATCAATTCACTCTCCAATCATCGATGAATTCGACATTGGCGATAATGGAAGCAAAGCTGCACGTGGACAGGCGTTTGTTGTTGATTATACTGTTCGTGCGGTCAGTGATCTAGTGTATTTTCACATGAGCCGATCCCTGTACCAAGCAGTCAGAAGTGCTACCGTCCTAGAGCGGGTACAGCGTGAAGTTGTGCCACGAATGACGGAATGCGAATCTGCTTTCATGTCTAGCAGAGAAGATTCTGATACGGTATGGGATTCCTGCAACTGAATTACTTTTATGTAGATGATAAATATTGTGActaacccaattttttttttaaattgcattttAGTCTGTAAATTTGACGAACGGGTTTTCACCTATTGAGTTACAACCTGACAGTTCTCGTTGTAATTCTAACTGCCTCCTGACTAGATCTGATCCGGAAAAAGAAAGCCTACTAAGTAGTTCACGAGGTAGTTCATTACCTAGTACCCCAAATGTTTGTGTGGTCGATAGTCGATACAAAAGAAATGACGTTTTCAGTAGTTGTTCACCCCAGACCATCATTAATCATCAAAATGATACTGGAAATTACTCTTTTCCACACCGTTCTGATCGATAATTCCTTGGATAATTCGATTTAGTGAAATATTTGATGAAAACTGGGAAAACAGTTGAACAAATAGTTCGTCTACAACCGCTGGCGCGCTCAAATATTAGTGAAATTGTCGGAGAACGATTAATGTGGATGCATCCTATAAATGTGGTACCACTTCTTGACATTCCCgttgataaaataataatgtagaAAAGGGAAGGTGCAAGACGATGCGCACTACTatggtttgttgttttatcaatctaaatttgttttagtAGTGATTGAAAATCTAGAACTTTCATTGTCAACACATTCACACagtcgatttttttattggttattaaaaataaaccacaaaCATATGTATTCCTTTAATGTACTGTAATTGCGTAACATAAATCGTGTGTGGAAATGTAGGAAACCAGTTATGTGAGGTGAAACAAAGTAACCTATTTcgtactttttttaattaacaaaatttcGCGGGTTTTCTGATCAAATCGGGGGAGGAGCATAAAAATCGACACTAGCGACACCACATTGAAAACGAAGAACTATCAACctgcttcttctgcttcttgcATGAGTTGCATCTCGACTCGAGATTCTCGAGTAAGAATCCAACTTCTGTCGTGTGTCCTTGATTAGTTGATTTTAATTGTGTTGGGGGAAAAGCGTTTAGTAACTTTGGAGGTTTTCAAGAGTCGGATACAACAGAGCAACTCTTTCATCAAAGCCAAGTACAAGTAGCATTTTCCACAGTAATTGAAAAATCGTTAGAAAATGACAACTGCTTCGCGACCAACATTTGCCCCTGCTACTGGAGGACAAGGCAGGGGAGAAACGTCTCTCAGTTCTATGAGTAAGCAATATTCGAGTCGAGATCTTGCATCACATACTAAACTAAAAtacaggtaaaatttaaatttaattcaaaaattctgacattctaattttatttcttttgataggGATATTGGTCAGGGATCATCAGAGGAAATTCGCAACAAGGATCTAAAAAGAGATCTAGAAGAACGGGAAAAATCTCATAAGGAAAAAGGAGATCGCAAAGACAGAGATAGGGCTGTTAAATCAGCTTCGTCAGTATCTTCCCAGTAAGTCTGAAaaacatttaactttttttccctatctCTACAAACTATTTCAGTTATGGGATTAAAGAATGTGTTAACACTTTGCAGGAAGAAATTACGTGTTGATCCTAGTAGCTTGGATGCAGATGATCCCATTGAAGACGAAAGTGATGACAGtgttgatgaagaagatgaagatgacaCTGCTGAATTAATGGCAGAGCTTCAGAGAATAAAGGGTGAACGAGCATCTGAATTGGCCAAAAAGGTATTATCATTGACTTAGATGCTCTTGTTTGTCAAATACACAAATTGCTTGTTTTTCAGGAAATGGAACAGAGACAAGAAGAGGAACGTATCAgaatggaaaatattttaagcGGAAATCCATTGTTAAATTACGCTGGGAAACCTCAGAAATCTGACTTGCGTGTCAAACGACGATGGGATGACGATGTTGTCTTCAAAAATTGTTCCCGTGCTGAGccggaaaggaaagaaatcacTTTTATTAATGATTCACTTCGGTCTGAATTTCATAAGAAATTCATGGACAAGtatattaaataattttttatgttccATGCATTTGATTAAATACATTTCCTGTCTTAATTACTAAgtttatttgtaaaatttttttttgtggctgATTCGTTAATCGTCTGTAAAGGACTAAAGACACTTTAATTCAGTATAccaatttttcctttaaaaagttttcttattcattcatTGGCATACTTacaatataagaaaatatttttaaattatttattcctCTTTGTTCATCAAATAGAATTTTATAATTCTAAATATTAGAAATTGTTGacattacaataaaaaaaaacctcgatCTCTTTATTATCGCGACGTGACGACTCTAGTCGTCATAATCTTCGATGATGATATCAGCGTCCTCGTCCCGATCCTTTTTACCATTCGAGTTTACGGAGTCCACTACATTTGCTGAAAAATCAGTGGATTGACTAACTTGAAACTGGTGGTAATTAAGCTGGCCTGATGTTGATTTTAACCCTGtatcaatttaattaaatgaataataataagatatttaaaaataaagagaaatgagaTCTCACCGTCTGTTATTTTAGATCCTGATCGAATAAGGTTGATAAACGGCAatgtttcagaaaaaaaagagggtcCACATTTATTACCATAACCGTCTTGTACGTGCATGTGCAAttcttgttgctgttgaagaACTGAATAATAATCAGGTTTTCTCAGAGGACGCCAAGCACTACCTTGAGTTTAGGAAATTACTTGTCAAGTATATAAGTGTATACACCTTTAAACGCAACCTCATTACCGTTAACGCTTGTGTTGCTAAACAACAGGCCTCGCACACCAGTTAAAAGGGACCATTCATCAAAAATCTCTTTATACACCAACTGGTTACCAAGTGAGTCGGCTGAGCTCAAGTATCCTACAGCTTTGGACACGTCTTCAATTCGGTTGAAATAGAGCGGATAATTCTGGTGTAGATACAGCAGAACCTTAGAGGAAGCTTCATcaatatttttagttaattCATTAACATCTTCTTTCAATGGCAGCCGAAATTCTTCTAACAAATGTTTCGGTAATTCAGGCAAACTTCCCTGAACTTGATCCAATCCTATCACGTTTTAAATAGAAACCAACGTATGACAATAAGTTATATGCGTTAAAACATATGAAGTGATTACTTTTTGAATGGAGAATTTTTCCAATTGCGTGCATGAAATCCAGCGATCCATCTCGGACATACATCGTGTTTAATGAATCTTTCTTTTCAACGGAAGCAAGTTTCCTCTTTTTCGAGTAGGCGGGCGGTTTTTTAACGTTGACATTGcctaattaataaaatgtaGTAAGTTTGTTcacgaataaaattattatgaaATATTTACTTGTAGTTATCCAGTGCATCGCATTCAAAGCACTTCGCAGGTCGCCATTGCAAGATCCAACAATACCTTCGATCACTTCAGGTGGAGTAGCTTGTTTAGATTTAAGTGAAACTCTTTGTAGTGCTTTTAGTACAAAAGTATTTGCAAGACCTGTAAAGCTGCATGGAAGGACAAAGAAACTTGgtataaaaaattaccaaacaATAACCCAAATGAAAGGTACTTGACAGTGGACATCATAAGTCTTTCTGACAAAACAGTTGGAAAAAGTTTTAGCTGAGTGCTGTTGAAGGCTTTCGTACTAGTTAATATGAATACAGCAGGTGTTCTTGTTCTATGTGAGTACTTCCTAAACAAATTGTAAACAGAAATTACTAGCAGGATTCTATATGAAATAACATGCTCACAAAACTCAGCCTACATACAGGAGGATATTGTGCCATCTTtcaagatttttgaaaatcataGGGGGAAATTCTTTTATGAGAAGAATTTTTCTCATGTTGGAATTGTGAGCAACTGAACCTTTAGCATCTTTCATTTTAAGAGTGGAGAAACGATTTGCTCTTTCCAAAAACTCTTCTAGGTGATCATAAAAATTGACATCTTTTTGCTTAGGCTCTCTATAATGGTGAGGATTATCTAAAGATAGAATATCCTTAATGTAGAACTAAGTAATAGACTGCAATATTTTACAAACATTGTTCATATTCCCATTCACTAGCTTCAAAATGCTTGATTGGTTCCTCCCAAGCTAGTATTTCTATGTTTAATTCTTTGCACAGTACACTTAAAGTTTGATATTTGCCACATCCAGGGGGGCCAGTTAAGAGAAGAAACTGTCcctgaaaaattaaagattttatCAATAAAACTCCAAAGGTAAGTGAATACTGTCAAACCTgctggctttttgaaaatgcttGTTCCAACCAATGTTTCACTTctgcaacttttttcttttgaactaCAAGTTCACTAGAGTTTACTGGTGTTGACGTACATTCTGTAGATTCTGTTGATTGTTTCACTCTTGCAGAATCATACATAAGTGATTTACTGCTGCATTGTTTCTTTGTTGAGTGTGTATAGCCTTCAGATCCCTTTGCAAAATCTGGTTTCACCCACCCTTTCTTTATTAAATTGaggaaataatataattatttttacaatgttatttattatttttacctgaGACATggtttcaattatttccctttaccaaaaaaaatttgtttaaactagTTAGTAGTTAACCAGACATTAATTTAGTTAACCAGCAATCGTCGAACGATACAACCATGGATACAACACAACCACTtccaaaacaatcaaaataaaatcataggATGACTGAAAAGTTGGCCATCAATCTCAACATACGAGTGAGCCCATTTCTCGCGTACGCTTCTGCCATCTAGCATTTCCAGCAAAAACTTAGCCTACTGtccttttttcaaaaccaCACTAGACACATAATTCACTAGTAATATAAATAAGACTACCGGTGGATTATTTTATTCCAAAAGCAACgaggattttaaaaattatacattgatgttttatttcatttcatttgatcaaaaatGAACTTCGACCATTGTCTCTAGATGGCACATTTAACAATTTCGCATCAAAATTGTTATATAAGATCCCCGGCCATTGTATTGAATGCAGTGGTAATGTAATAAGCTCCGAAACTTATTACCTATTGAGTATTGACCACTATTGAGCCTCTACCTCTACTTTCGGGAGATCAATAGTTTGTATCGTCTTACGTAGCGAACACATTGTTTAGTTTGAAACAATAACGAATAACTCTCATAATTTTCTTCAGTTTGCTTTCCTTTGTGTTGACGGGTATTGTGTTGATCAAGTCTAAGAGAACATCGATTGGCCTTCGGTCATAATGGTCGCGAGCTTACAGACAAAATTGGACGAACTAAAATTCGTCGAATAGTCCAAAAAATCCGCCCTGTATCTACTGTTTGCTGTTTTTGCTAGGAATTTCCAATCATCTTTGaaaaggtattttatttttctctttagacTTTGGCTAAATAAAATAGGAGTAGAAATACAACTGGACTTTGTTAATGgtgcaaatttattttacccaGAATCTGAACAAtaagtttaaataaaatatgatttaaaatactatttttgttttgtttttatgaattAAATGTTCTTATTAtctgaaaaagtaaaagagatTTAAGGTGTGTGCTAGCCTAATCTTGtccacattttttgttgttgtctagattttgaaattcatgaTAAAGTTTATTACTTCCATTACTCAACCTTCATTGATCTCCCAACAGTGTCTCCTTTTAAGAACAACATTTGGGTATGCTGAGTTTTGGTAACATTTGGCAAGGGGCTTAGGGCCCACTTTGTTGTTTGGGAAAGTTAAATGGAAAAATTCCAATAGCGCTGTAGCGCCATCTGGTCACAATTATTTggttttcgtttctttttccgttaACTCATTTTCATGCGACATGACAAAATCATTTGGTATCGCAAAATATTGTGCGTCAGCTACAATAGCATCGATTATCCTTCCACTGTGCATTGCTGGATTGCTTTGAAATCCATATTTATTAAGCAGAAAGGTTATCTACTCATTTAAAAACTTACTAGTATAAATGCTGTTGACATTGGCCTAGTTaatgtctttttatttgtgaaaACAGTTAATTCATTGcagatttcctttttgtattattattatccgtTAAAAACGTTAAAATGATGATAAATGTTGTATGGTTGCAGGTCACTGCACTGACTACTTCGTTAAAATCATCATCCAGTCGAACAGTACGCGTCGTTTTCAGTGAACTAGGAGATGAAGTCTTGATAAATTATCATGGCCCTAAACCAAGCTCTTTGTTGGTATCAACATAAAATCGGCGCCTACGACAAACAGATCTGGGAAGAAACAGTTGAACAACGTATACTTCATGGTCTCTCGCACGTGCCAAAGAAGTCTGGCAAACTCAAGTTAGACTACATAGATTTGGACGTGGTTCGAGGATCCTCTTTTCCTAAAGCTAAGCCAAAACACGGTTTGGTCTACCTTAGTCAGCTATGTGTTCTACGTCTtctatttttaccttttcacCGACATTGGTGGATCCAGCAAACTTCCTGCGGTGTTTTTCAGCTGCTCCTGATTCTCTATGGATTTCAAATGGTCAATATGGTCATATACTTCACTAGACCTCAAGGGATCAGCGATCCCTCTATTCGGATAAACAATGAGACAACCGACAATCCTGAAATAATTTATCACGATGTGTCAGCGGAAGAGGTACTGGTACCCGTATTAATGATGTGCATTCTCAGCCTTCTTCTTTCGcaggtaattattattatttccttctgGTTTACAATCAGGATTTTTCgagaatttattttgtaactGTAGATGGTGTCCACCCAAGCTAACACTCATTTATCTCCTCGACGACCGAAAAGTAAATTGCGGACTAAGCGAACTAAAAGAAGAGTTGGTCGGAGAATAGGAACTACGCCGTCTGATTCAAAGTCATCcctggaaaatgttgaaacgcAATCTCCATCACCACCTAGTGATCAGAAACCAGACGATATCATAATTGAGcctaaaataaagaaacgttCTTTTTCGGAGGAGAGACAAACATCTCGAGTCAAAATAGGGCAACGTTCGTCATCATTGCAATTGGATTCCACACATGTCTTACAGCAACCTTTACGCGTTTCTCAGTTAGGAGTTGCCAGGAACCAGCAGCCAGTtgtttccaaaagaaaagCTTGGTTTTTCTCATGGCCAGTTCGCCTCGTTGTCCCTAACCGAGTCACAATCGAAGATGAGGGATTTGATAGTTTTCATGGCAACAACTCCAGTTCAAGCGATTGCGAAAATGAGGAAAATGCACTGCCTGAAAAAATGGCCCAGTTGAATCCCCTCGGAGTTGTGGGATTGGCTGAGATCAATGCGGACGACAAAGTTGAATCCCCAAccgaaaattttaaattggaaattaATGGTAGTGACTCAGTTCCCAGTTG
This region of Daphnia pulex isolate KAP4 chromosome 9, ASM2113471v1 genomic DNA includes:
- the LOC124201697 gene encoding unextended protein-like isoform X2 — its product is MKTEFQSFWLVAVRLFGYDFSETSEFRFVFVPRERGSDCEDLPFTVTIQLNNGSLTTHSSLVHFRLPISDQINSENSEEGSSAFYVCTLARLNGLNRWFHQGKEPGLKLRTYQRSLPIWIQVSIITILLSLSGLFSGLNLGLMALDRTELKIYENTGLERERRFAKTIIPIRNRGNYLLCTLLLGNVLFNSTLTILLDDLTSGLIAIIGSTLGIVIFGEIIPQSLCSRFGLAIGAHTVWITKFFMLITFPMAYPISLILDRILGKEIGAFYDRERLKELIKVTNEYHGLEKEEVNIIAGALELRRKTVGDIMTRLEDVFMLSYESVLDFETVSEIMKQGFSRIPVYEEQRNNIIALLFIKELALVDPDDATPLKTLCQFYQNRCNFVFEDTTLDVIFNEFKEGHKGHMAFVQRVNCEGDGDPFYETVGLVTLEDVIEELIQAEIVDETDIWMDNRSKRRREKGCKVLHDFSNFAVRHRVKPAHKISPQLALATLQFLTSSVDPFKTEWISQNILLRLIQQSSTIRFIRVKKKDNSKYDPETLLFQQGKPADYFILILEGRVEVTVGNENLFFESGPFTHFGAQALTSSYSSATGESSFANQFFHGSVQSIHSPIIDEFDIGDNGSKAARGQAFVVDYTVRAVSDLVYFHMSRSLYQAVRSATVLERVQREVVPRMTECESAFMSSREDSDTSVNLTNGFSPIELQPDSSRCNSNCLLTRSDPEKESLLSSSRGSSLPSTPNVCVVDSRYKRNDVFSSCSPQTIINHQNDTGNYSFPHRSDR
- the LOC124201697 gene encoding unextended protein-like isoform X1 encodes the protein MNMASVSKIRFLVLVNIFYPVFVSSVWVKNVKSVVQCSNKDDTISAEIYAIESSSFILRMCGCNGYDIIPKNFRQVTVAHKSCEFPVIRIEINRNTSELNCVLSKPIDIDLFRYNGLILCPSENKTWDTAVVLKSTLRPPANRSAPDIESIVSTRADFRPAVITGLRVEETAEKEVFYEDGVSVFLAGTLVAVRLFGYDFSETSEFRFVFVPRERGSDCEDLPFTVTIQLNNGSLTTHSSLVHFRLPISDQINSENSEEGSSAFYVCTLARLNGLNRWFHQGKEPGLKLRTYQRSLPIWIQVSIITILLSLSGLFSGLNLGLMALDRTELKIYENTGLERERRFAKTIIPIRNRGNYLLCTLLLGNVLFNSTLTILLDDLTSGLIAIIGSTLGIVIFGEIIPQSLCSRFGLAIGAHTVWITKFFMLITFPMAYPISLILDRILGKEIGAFYDRERLKELIKVTNEYHGLEKEEVNIIAGALELRRKTVGDIMTRLEDVFMLSYESVLDFETVSEIMKQGFSRIPVYEEQRNNIIALLFIKELALVDPDDATPLKTLCQFYQNRCNFVFEDTTLDVIFNEFKEGHKGHMAFVQRVNCEGDGDPFYETVGLVTLEDVIEELIQAEIVDETDIWMDNRSKRRREKGCKVLHDFSNFAVRHRVKPAHKISPQLALATLQFLTSSVDPFKTEWISQNILLRLIQQSSTIRFIRVKKKDNSKYDPETLLFQQGKPADYFILILEGRVEVTVGNENLFFESGPFTHFGAQALTSSYSSATGESSFANQFFHGSVQSIHSPIIDEFDIGDNGSKAARGQAFVVDYTVRAVSDLVYFHMSRSLYQAVRSATVLERVQREVVPRMTECESAFMSSREDSDTSVNLTNGFSPIELQPDSSRCNSNCLLTRSDPEKESLLSSSRGSSLPSTPNVCVVDSRYKRNDVFSSCSPQTIINHQNDTGNYSFPHRSDR
- the LOC124201699 gene encoding spliceosome-associated protein CWC15 homolog — translated: MTTASRPTFAPATGGQGRGETSLSSMSKQYSSRDLASHTKLKYRDIGQGSSEEIRNKDLKRDLEEREKSHKEKGDRKDRDRAVKSASSVSSQKKLRVDPSSLDADDPIEDESDDSVDEEDEDDTAELMAELQRIKGERASELAKKEMEQRQEEERIRMENILSGNPLLNYAGKPQKSDLRVKRRWDDDVVFKNCSRAEPERKEITFINDSLRSEFHKKFMDKYIK
- the LOC124201698 gene encoding cell cycle checkpoint protein RAD17-like isoform X1 is translated as MSQKGWVKPDFAKGSEGYTHSTKKQCSSKSLMYDSARVKQSTESTECTSTPVNSSELVVQKKKVAEVKHWLEQAFSKSQQGQFLLLTGPPGCGKYQTLSVLCKELNIEILAWEEPIKHFEASEWEYEQYNPHHYREPKQKDVNFYDHLEEFLERANRFSTLKMKDAKGSVAHNSNMRKILLIKEFPPMIFKNLERWHNILLKYSHRTRTPAVFILTSTKAFNSTQLKLFPTVLSERLMMSTVNFTGLANTFVLKALQRVSLKSKQATPPEVIEGIVGSCNGDLRSALNAMHWITTSNVNVKKPPAYSKKRKLASVEKKDSLNTMYVRDGSLDFMHAIGKILHSKRLDQVQGSLPELPKHLLEEFRLPLKEDVNELTKNIDEASSKVLLYLHQNYPLYFNRIEDVSKAVGYLSSADSLGNQLVYKEIFDEWSLLTGVRGLLFSNTSVNGSAWRPLRKPDYYSVLQQQQELHMHVQDGYGNKCGPSFFSETLPFINLIRSGSKITDGLKSTSGQLNYHQFQVSQSTDFSANVVDSVNSNGKKDRDEDADIIIEDYDD
- the LOC124201698 gene encoding cell cycle checkpoint protein RAD17-like isoform X2 — translated: MSQKGWVKPDFAKGSEGYTHSTKKQCSSKSLMYDSARVKQSTESTECTSTPVNSSELVVQKKKVAEVKHWLEQAFSKSQQGQFLLLTGPPGCGKYQTLSVLCKELNIEILAWEEPIKHFEASEWEYEQYNPHHYREPKQKDVNFYDHLEEFLERANRFSTLKMKDAKGSVAHNSNMRKILLIKEFPPMIFKNLERWHNILLKYSHRTRTPAVFILTSTKAFNSTQLKLFPTVLSERLMMSTVNFTGLANTFVLKALQRVSLKSKQATPPEVIEGIVGSCNGDLRSALNAMHWITTSNVNVKKPPAYSKKRKLASVEKKDSLNTMYVRDGSLDFMHAIGKILHSKRLDQVQGSLPELPKHLLEEFRLPLKEDVNELTKNIDEASSKVLLYLHQNYPLYFNRIEDVSKAVGYLSSADSLGNQLVYKEIFDEWSLLTGVRGLLFSNTSVNVLGVL